GCAATGGCGCGCGTACCCGGGTGGACAGCCTGGTCGATTTTCCGGTGGCACAGTTTATCCAGTTCGACCTCGACACCGGCGCCGTGATCGACAGCGGCCGCGCCCAGACCGAAGACCTGCAATTCGAGCAGGTGAAGTTCACCGACGAAGACAAGATCGTCGAACCGTTCGACATGGACAAGTACAGCCGGGACGACGACGCGCTGGAACGCTATCCGCACATCAAGGAATGGCTGTCGCTCACGCCCAAGAAAATCCGCGAGCTTGGCATCGACCCGTCCAAGGGCGCCGGCCAGATCCGCGCCGTCTCGCGCCTGTACCTGTTCGACAAGTATGCCAAGGTGCGCGACAAGATCCGCCTGAAACTCAAGACCCTCAAGGCCAGCCTGTCGCACGAGCAGCAACTGAGCCAGCTGGGCCTGAAAATGGAAACCAGCAAGTTCCGCATCGTGGTGGTCGGGTCGGTGGCGGGCGGCACCGGTTCCGGCGCCTTCCTCGACATGGGCTTGCTGGCGCGCTGGCTGGCCAAGAACGAAGTGGGCAATGCCGACGTGGAACTGATGCTGTTCCTGCCGACCGGCTACTCCGGCGCCAACAAGGACCGCACCGAGGCCAATGGCTACGCCGCGCTGATGGAACTGGAATCGGCCATGCTCGGCAACAAGGGCTACGTGGGTCGCTGGGATACCCACGACCAGCCCGAACTGCCGCGCGAGCCGTACAACGAGGTGTACCTGATCGACTCGGGCAACCTGGCGCAGCAGCACACCAAGGACATCAAGGACGTCTACCACATGGTGGCCGACGCCCTGTTCGAAGATTTCGCGTCCGGCGACTTTGCCCGCCGCAAGCGCTCGGTGGCCGTCAACCAGGCCCAGCACAAGAATTACCTGTTCGATGCGCTGGTGCCCAAGGCCCGCTTTGCCGACATGCGGCTGTCGTACGCGCGGCGCTATTCCGCCTTCGGCCAGGCCACGCTCGATACGCGCCAGGAAGCGCGCCACGACGAGCAGGCCCACCGCTGGGCCGGCGCCATGCTCAGGGCCTTTTTCGGCGTGGGCGGCAACGACCTCGGCGTCAATCGCGCCACCGACCGCCAGCGCGACGAATTCATGGGCGCGCACATGGCGCTGCGCCCGTTCACGTTCAGCGACTTCCCGCAGTTTTCCGACCGCGGCGTGGAACTGCGCCGCTCGAACGGCGACTTCCTCGACTACCAAGTGGTCGAAGACCTGCTGCAAGACAAGAGCGGTCTGCTGCTGGCCGGCGTGGAGCAGCGCGTCAACGCCCGCATCGACGCCATCCGCACCGGTTTCGACCGCAAGGAATGGCCGCAGCAGGTGCGCGATGCGGTCAAACTGATGGAGCGCGATGCCGTGCGCGACCAGGACTCCACCGCCGACACCACTGAAGATCGCGTGGCCAAGCGCCGCCGCGAGCTGCTGGAAAAAATCAAGCAGAGCGTGCGCGACCAGCTGTACGCCTACCTCGACAACAAGGAATTCGGCGGGCTCGAATACGTGCTGTCGCTGGTCGAGCAGATCAAGGATCGGCTGGAAGCGCCAGGCTCGGGCCTGATGCCGGCGCTGGCCGTCAATGGCGAACGCTACCGCGAAATCAAGGAAGCCGTGCGCACCCGCGAATACGAGCGCTTGCTGAACAACCTCGAACAGACCCGTGGCGGCCTGTTCGGCGGCGGCGAAAAGCAGGCGGTGGCCGTGATGGACCACCTGCGCGTGGAAATTGCCAACGCGCTCAAATTCCACCTGCGCGCCAAGGCGGCCGAAGAAGCCGTGATCCTGATGCAGGACCTGTCGCACTGGCTGGGGCGCAAGACCGGCGTCGATGCCAAGGGCCGCGCCGTCTGGAGCGGACTGGTCGGTGAACTGCAGGCCGGCCGCGAGGCGGTGCTGGACATGCTGTCGCAACTGCAACTGGCCAACACCATCCTGCAGCAGGATCTC
This is a stretch of genomic DNA from Duganella zoogloeoides. It encodes these proteins:
- a CDS encoding tubulin-like doman-containing protein, which produces MENIHQAPGAGERKQEQTIELRPTLFIGIGGTGMEVLMRVRRRILNTMWGGNGARTRVDSLVDFPVAQFIQFDLDTGAVIDSGRAQTEDLQFEQVKFTDEDKIVEPFDMDKYSRDDDALERYPHIKEWLSLTPKKIRELGIDPSKGAGQIRAVSRLYLFDKYAKVRDKIRLKLKTLKASLSHEQQLSQLGLKMETSKFRIVVVGSVAGGTGSGAFLDMGLLARWLAKNEVGNADVELMLFLPTGYSGANKDRTEANGYAALMELESAMLGNKGYVGRWDTHDQPELPREPYNEVYLIDSGNLAQQHTKDIKDVYHMVADALFEDFASGDFARRKRSVAVNQAQHKNYLFDALVPKARFADMRLSYARRYSAFGQATLDTRQEARHDEQAHRWAGAMLRAFFGVGGNDLGVNRATDRQRDEFMGAHMALRPFTFSDFPQFSDRGVELRRSNGDFLDYQVVEDLLQDKSGLLLAGVEQRVNARIDAIRTGFDRKEWPQQVRDAVKLMERDAVRDQDSTADTTEDRVAKRRRELLEKIKQSVRDQLYAYLDNKEFGGLEYVLSLVEQIKDRLEAPGSGLMPALAVNGERYREIKEAVRTREYERLLNNLEQTRGGLFGGGEKQAVAVMDHLRVEIANALKFHLRAKAAEEAVILMQDLSHWLGRKTGVDAKGRAVWSGLVGELQAGREAVLDMLSQLQLANTILQQDLNSDHATLIAIPSNTPNQPLPGALQLREWADEAFRDLGGSKTLFPMLADAGERTVILVKVKRMAERQLSLATAVEGEAMRTDPLIESLEQMSITERLDRFRKLLACAMPWIDANLSGDFTVRADQFKCFIGVANAELFSRKFRAELESCVPTQAGITAGQLSIVETGIPGRAVCYCELSGVPMTVLRGLEGWRTSYRKEAEKSPTHTHIDSTQFSHPMVPTTDELNRLAEDFKQFLLAVMLGVLTRSSQRIVPPGQYQFAVAAGDLRRIGNERAMRQNGLPANYRDAIVARVQERLAELDGMQTVALAALASYYESAVYTSKLVDDATGNQHERKGFASALAGEAKRELIEKARRKGLTDSEIDKCITRLLAQHKTWANVVPDSDEDAYDWEVREPGEGLPRLKYALKPEMLVAGRIDALLGIGAASAGTAGGGFSASASMAGGGFDAPGAMGAMPAPGTMLGGAPIGGVGLAKVEAPVVHEYHLKVNGQKFGPFTALQVGQMAQAQQLQPAHTQVWRAGMTDWVAMPLMLELAHVLAPPAQQSSAMPPD